From Spirochaeta isovalerica, the proteins below share one genomic window:
- the pflB gene encoding formate C-acetyltransferase: MKAPWRGFTAGSWMDKIDVRDFIQSNYNEYDGDSSFLEGPTERTGTINARFNDWLEKESRKGGVLAIDREKVSSLLSYGVGYLDREREIIVGLQTDEPLKRGINPFGGIRMARDACSAYGETLSDEIENHFRFRTTHNDGVFRVYSDEIKALRRSGLITGLPDAYGRGRIIGDYRRVALYGVDRLIEEKALDKRELSGHSMNEENIRLLEELYRQIDFLGKLKQMALIYGYDIAEPAGNGREAVQWTYFAYLAAIKEQNGAAMSLGRVSTFFDIYFQRDLAEGTIDEKGIQEIFDDFVLKLRCARQLRTPEYNELFAGDPMWITEVIGGMTEDGRSMVTRSSYRMLQTLYNLGPSAEPNLTILWSRSLPESFKRFCAGVSIDTDSIQYENDDLMRPLYGDDYAIACCVSAMSIGKDMQFFGARCNLAKTLLLAINGGRDELTGEFTGPECTPLNQGILDYETVREQFSRYMRWLCEKYVNTMNIIHYMHDKYAYEKIQMALHDTVVKRFMAFGIAGLSVAADSLSAIKHAVVRPVADERGIVVDYDIQGDFPRYGNDDDRVDSIAAALTEEFLSCLRETDTYRNAEHTLSILTITSNVVYGKKTGSTPDGRRKGEAFAPGANPMHNRETKGALASLNSVSKIPYQCCRDGVSCTFSITPETLGRDRSGSEENLIAILDGYFARQGHHINVNVFNRETLADAMEHPEKYPNLTIRVSGYAVNFHRLSREQQEEVISRTFFQKV; the protein is encoded by the coding sequence ATGAAAGCACCGTGGCGCGGTTTTACCGCGGGATCCTGGATGGACAAAATTGATGTCCGGGATTTTATTCAATCAAACTACAATGAGTATGATGGCGATAGCTCTTTTCTCGAAGGACCGACCGAGCGGACCGGCACAATCAACGCCCGTTTCAATGATTGGTTGGAAAAAGAGAGCAGGAAAGGCGGAGTCCTGGCGATTGACAGGGAAAAAGTATCCTCCCTTCTCAGTTACGGCGTGGGTTACCTGGACCGGGAGAGGGAAATCATAGTGGGATTGCAGACCGACGAACCTCTAAAAAGAGGAATCAATCCCTTCGGCGGTATCCGCATGGCGAGGGATGCCTGCTCCGCCTACGGGGAAACTCTCTCCGATGAAATCGAGAACCATTTCCGGTTCCGGACAACTCACAATGACGGTGTGTTTCGTGTTTACAGCGATGAAATCAAAGCACTGCGCCGCAGCGGATTGATTACGGGGCTTCCCGATGCATACGGTCGGGGACGTATAATCGGGGATTACCGCCGGGTCGCTCTATATGGTGTCGACAGGTTAATAGAGGAGAAGGCTCTTGATAAAAGAGAGCTTTCCGGGCATTCCATGAATGAAGAGAATATCAGGCTTCTGGAGGAATTGTACCGTCAGATCGACTTCCTGGGAAAACTCAAGCAAATGGCTCTGATTTACGGTTACGATATCGCGGAACCGGCGGGGAACGGCAGGGAAGCTGTTCAGTGGACCTATTTCGCCTATCTCGCGGCCATAAAGGAGCAGAACGGGGCGGCTATGTCTCTCGGCAGGGTTTCCACATTTTTCGATATCTATTTCCAGAGAGACCTTGCGGAAGGCACTATTGACGAAAAGGGTATTCAGGAGATATTTGATGATTTTGTTCTCAAACTCCGTTGCGCCCGTCAATTGAGAACCCCGGAGTACAACGAACTTTTTGCCGGCGACCCTATGTGGATTACCGAAGTGATAGGGGGCATGACTGAAGACGGCCGGTCCATGGTGACCCGTTCATCCTATCGCATGCTTCAGACTCTTTACAATCTGGGGCCCTCCGCCGAGCCTAACCTCACAATTCTCTGGTCCCGATCTCTCCCGGAATCATTCAAGAGATTCTGCGCCGGGGTTTCTATCGATACCGATTCCATACAGTACGAAAACGATGATCTCATGAGGCCTCTCTATGGGGATGACTACGCTATCGCCTGTTGTGTTTCCGCCATGAGTATCGGGAAGGATATGCAGTTTTTCGGTGCCCGGTGCAATTTAGCCAAAACGCTTCTGCTTGCCATAAACGGGGGAAGGGATGAGCTAACGGGAGAGTTTACCGGACCGGAATGCACCCCTCTGAATCAGGGGATTCTCGATTATGAGACCGTTCGGGAACAGTTCAGCCGATATATGCGATGGCTTTGTGAAAAATACGTCAATACCATGAATATCATACACTATATGCATGATAAATATGCTTATGAAAAAATACAGATGGCCTTGCACGATACTGTCGTCAAACGCTTTATGGCTTTCGGTATCGCCGGGCTGTCCGTTGCGGCAGACTCTCTTTCAGCAATTAAGCACGCCGTAGTCAGGCCCGTTGCTGATGAGCGGGGGATAGTCGTCGATTATGATATTCAGGGTGATTTTCCCCGCTACGGGAATGATGATGACCGGGTCGATTCCATAGCCGCCGCTCTGACCGAAGAGTTTCTTTCCTGTCTCAGAGAAACTGACACTTACAGAAATGCCGAGCACACGCTTTCGATACTCACAATTACCTCCAACGTCGTCTACGGTAAGAAGACAGGGTCAACACCGGACGGCAGAAGGAAAGGAGAGGCTTTTGCCCCCGGGGCGAATCCCATGCATAACCGCGAGACAAAGGGAGCTCTGGCATCGCTCAATTCCGTTTCCAAAATTCCATACCAGTGCTGCCGCGACGGAGTGTCCTGCACCTTTTCCATTACTCCCGAAACACTCGGGCGCGACCGGTCCGGTTCGGAAGAGAACCTCATTGCCATACTTGACGGCTATTTCGCGCGGCAGGGGCATCACATAAATGTGAATGTATTCAACAGAGAGACTCTCGCCGATGCTATGGAGCATCCTGAGAAATACCCCAATCTGACAATCAGAGTTTCAGGTTATGCCGTGAATTTTCACAGGCTCAGCCGGGAACAGCAGGAAGAGGTGATCTCGAGAACCTTTTTTCAGAAGGTCTGA
- a CDS encoding HAD family hydrolase, which produces MKYRCLIIDHDDTTVDSTPSIHYLAHQEQMKRIGRESETSTLEEWFRVNFDPGFSVYIDSVLKLSEDEKKICYDIWREFTTVLTPPFFEGMLGLLRDFREKGGIIAVVSHSEPDIIRSHYENQEEIPGFLPDRIIGWTGEPEKQKPYPWPVEDIMREFNLSRDEILVVDDLKPGITMALKAGVDSAGVGWSHNLPVIREAISKDSTYYLNSIEELRDLVFS; this is translated from the coding sequence ATGAAATACAGATGCCTAATTATAGATCACGATGATACGACAGTAGACAGCACACCCTCAATTCATTACCTGGCCCATCAGGAACAGATGAAGAGAATCGGCAGGGAAAGCGAAACTTCAACGCTGGAAGAATGGTTCAGAGTCAACTTCGATCCCGGTTTCTCCGTCTATATAGATTCGGTTCTCAAGCTTTCGGAAGATGAAAAAAAAATCTGTTATGACATATGGCGGGAATTTACCACCGTTCTCACTCCTCCGTTTTTCGAAGGCATGCTCGGTCTTTTGCGCGATTTCCGGGAAAAAGGCGGAATAATCGCCGTGGTGTCCCACTCGGAACCGGATATAATCCGTTCCCATTACGAAAATCAGGAAGAGATTCCCGGCTTTCTGCCCGACAGAATCATCGGCTGGACCGGCGAGCCGGAAAAACAGAAACCCTACCCCTGGCCCGTCGAAGATATCATGCGAGAGTTCAATCTTTCCCGCGATGAGATTCTCGTAGTCGATGATCTGAAGCCGGGCATTACAATGGCCCTGAAAGCGGGAGTGGATTCCGCCGGTGTCGGATGGAGTCACAATCTGCCGGTTATCCGCGAAGCGATCAGCAAAGACAGTACCTACTATCTCAATTCCATAGAAGAACTGAGAGACCTTGTATTCAGCTGA
- a CDS encoding methyl-accepting chemotaxis protein, whose amino-acid sequence MKIKTKLLLLISSLVTAILFSIAVFVVMQMNINTLEKERAYLDALDQALNRELQSVSTFFFPDVLYKTQLESYEKSYSNKQDALSNLKNIKALRKLSTVIEDSLTSIERLDDLQGSTMEHFKSSSEKLIENADKIITYKSDFKFEDVDSQIARESEFHPAFAFYRQQVENNISNMVNVLESSLDILNNQSEIINEGIDAQVRTSYLFMGVLIAITVFLALIIAFRVSNSIAGSIRSIEGNISVMAQGNLTQDFDSRSKDEIAVLSRMMNDFQSGLRQTIQTMKDLSNRSTEVKGELIATTTETSASAEQISGNLKSIDKQMKDLDSNINHSSEEVQTISGLVKDLNSHIFEQMSMVEESTASVTEMIASIQSVAQLTERNQAAMNELVQTSEQGGQTIMDTTRIVQNINDSVNEIYGMVDIIQKIASQTNLLAMNAAIEAAHAGDNGKGFAVVADEIRKLAEASSVNSKEITKNLKDIIGKIENASLAGQKSNHSFEKVRESISNFKEALITIASSTKELDMGGKQILEAMTSLSSISSEIQDKSKNMTENSASVQTSMINVSNISNSVVNAVSEINQGFNEVTHAVYGLRDVSDRVDAVSSDLDAEVNRFITDKEQTASISPVDDRSLPEDGSEDSRTVTDSETEDDGDVSELQELD is encoded by the coding sequence ATGAAAATAAAAACCAAACTTCTCCTTCTCATATCATCGCTTGTTACTGCGATTCTTTTTTCCATAGCCGTATTTGTCGTCATGCAGATGAATATCAATACGCTGGAAAAGGAAAGAGCATATCTCGATGCTCTGGATCAGGCATTAAACCGGGAACTGCAGTCGGTTTCCACATTCTTTTTTCCCGATGTCCTTTATAAAACGCAGCTTGAATCCTATGAGAAGTCATACAGCAACAAACAGGATGCGCTGTCGAATCTCAAGAATATCAAAGCTTTGAGAAAACTGAGCACGGTAATCGAGGATTCCCTGACTTCCATAGAAAGACTGGACGATCTTCAGGGTTCTACGATGGAGCATTTCAAAAGCTCTTCGGAGAAACTGATTGAGAATGCCGATAAAATCATTACCTATAAAAGCGATTTTAAATTCGAAGATGTCGATTCCCAGATAGCCCGAGAAAGCGAGTTCCATCCGGCTTTCGCCTTTTACAGGCAGCAGGTGGAAAACAATATTTCCAATATGGTCAATGTTCTCGAATCATCCCTCGATATCCTCAATAATCAGTCGGAGATCATCAATGAGGGAATAGATGCTCAGGTTCGAACGAGTTATCTCTTTATGGGCGTTCTGATTGCCATCACTGTCTTTCTGGCCCTGATTATCGCATTCCGGGTTTCCAATTCCATCGCCGGATCGATCAGAAGCATCGAAGGGAATATTTCCGTAATGGCACAGGGGAATCTGACTCAGGATTTCGATTCCCGTTCAAAAGACGAAATTGCCGTTCTCAGCAGAATGATGAACGATTTTCAGTCGGGACTGCGGCAGACGATCCAGACCATGAAGGATCTTTCCAACCGCAGTACGGAGGTAAAAGGAGAACTGATTGCCACTACGACGGAAACTTCAGCTTCGGCTGAACAGATTTCCGGGAATTTGAAGTCTATCGACAAACAGATGAAGGATCTCGATTCCAATATAAACCACTCATCTGAGGAAGTTCAGACCATAAGTGGATTGGTAAAGGATCTGAACTCCCATATTTTTGAACAGATGTCCATGGTCGAGGAATCGACAGCATCCGTTACGGAAATGATTGCTTCCATTCAAAGCGTCGCCCAGCTTACGGAGCGGAATCAGGCTGCCATGAATGAACTAGTTCAGACTTCTGAACAGGGCGGGCAGACGATAATGGATACGACCCGAATCGTTCAGAACATTAATGATTCGGTTAACGAAATCTATGGAATGGTGGATATTATCCAGAAGATAGCTTCCCAGACGAACCTCCTGGCGATGAATGCCGCCATCGAGGCTGCCCATGCCGGTGATAACGGAAAAGGTTTTGCCGTCGTTGCCGACGAAATCAGAAAACTGGCAGAAGCCTCTTCAGTCAATTCCAAGGAAATCACCAAAAACCTCAAAGATATTATCGGTAAAATTGAAAATGCTTCTCTGGCCGGGCAGAAATCCAATCATTCTTTTGAAAAAGTCCGGGAGAGCATCAGCAATTTCAAAGAAGCTCTGATAACAATCGCTTCAAGTACAAAAGAACTGGATATGGGGGGGAAACAGATTCTCGAGGCCATGACGTCTCTCAGTTCGATCTCTTCCGAAATTCAGGATAAATCGAAAAATATGACCGAAAATTCAGCATCGGTTCAAACGAGCATGATTAATGTTTCCAATATTTCAAACAGCGTCGTTAATGCCGTGTCCGAAATCAATCAGGGCTTTAACGAAGTCACCCATGCCGTTTACGGTCTCCGCGATGTTTCAGACCGGGTAGATGCCGTCAGCAGCGACCTCGATGCCGAAGTGAACCGCTTCATTACAGATAAAGAGCAGACCGCTTCAATTTCTCCGGTTGATGATAGAAGCCTCCCGGAGGATGGTTCTGAAGATTCCCGGACTGTAACGGATTCTGAAACTGAAGATGACGGGGATGTTTCGGAACTCCAGGAACTGGATTGA
- a CDS encoding DNA polymerase II: protein MFRNSRNWIDRTDMIREQGFLLTVESLDIKGQCELHFYGTGSRGPFKIIYNNHKPLFFINRDAAPLLSERVERKEVKLVDFHEMPVDALYFPSLDSFFNSRKMLKDQHIKLFESDVRAEDRFLMERHIKGSLEIEGEAENEGPLRVFRNPRIRPVDYRPRLTWLSFDIETGQDGTLYSVSFHLTGNDQDLRKVIMRGIDPGSSPLWMEYCPGEKELLERFVSLVREYDPDLLIGWHVIGFDLKFLNERALKLGVRLNLGRGFRELRLIEKRNGLFAADLEGRIVVDGPQTLRTAFYKFENFKLETVAQELIGRGKDITPEKDKVAEIERRFREDKEALGFYNLEDSVLVTEIFRETAIIDQLVTRSLITGLPVDKVHMSVAAFDYFMLPLIHRKGYVAPDTADMEPGAHAAGGHVFSSDAGLYPHVVVLDFKSLYPTIIRTFFIDPLSRLKNETDPCTTPVGISFSRTHHILPDFLTELMGRRAAAKKEGDQYLAQAVKILMNSFYGVMGTTGCRFYHADLPTAITGTGQWILKSCASRLREKGYQVIYGDTDSVFVCLKEEEYANPGAAGERLEKEVNNYFSKKLKEDFHIESRLEIEFEKHYTKFFLPPMRNSQEGARKRYSGLLDNGEMEFKGLETVRSDWTAMARDFQQELFSRFFHEKELKQWVRDYVQKLRDGEFDSKLIYKKRLSRQAGDYTKSRPPHVKAALLLDPEGTRKLREISYIITAEGPVPVEMYEGGADYSHYVEKQIKPIADAVLFAIGEDFDSLIEGRQLNLF from the coding sequence ATGTTTCGGAACTCCAGGAACTGGATTGATAGAACTGATATGATCAGAGAGCAGGGCTTTCTCCTCACGGTGGAAAGCCTCGATATAAAGGGACAGTGCGAACTGCATTTCTACGGAACAGGTTCCCGCGGTCCCTTTAAAATCATTTATAATAACCACAAACCGCTTTTTTTCATTAACAGGGATGCCGCACCGCTTTTATCTGAAAGAGTGGAGCGGAAAGAAGTCAAACTGGTGGACTTTCATGAAATGCCGGTAGACGCTCTGTATTTCCCGTCGCTCGATTCTTTTTTCAACAGCAGGAAAATGCTGAAAGATCAGCATATAAAACTATTTGAATCCGATGTCCGGGCCGAAGACCGTTTTCTTATGGAAAGGCATATAAAGGGGAGCCTGGAAATCGAAGGGGAAGCGGAAAATGAAGGGCCGTTGCGTGTTTTCCGGAATCCGCGAATCCGGCCGGTCGATTACCGGCCCCGATTGACATGGCTCTCTTTTGACATTGAGACGGGACAGGACGGCACTCTGTATTCCGTCTCTTTTCACCTGACAGGCAATGATCAGGATCTCCGGAAGGTCATTATGAGAGGGATCGATCCCGGTTCTTCTCCTCTCTGGATGGAGTACTGCCCCGGGGAAAAGGAATTGCTGGAAAGATTTGTATCCCTGGTTCGGGAATACGATCCCGATCTGCTGATCGGCTGGCATGTTATCGGCTTCGATCTTAAATTTTTAAACGAAAGGGCTCTCAAGCTCGGGGTGCGTCTCAACCTGGGAAGGGGTTTCAGGGAGTTAAGGCTGATCGAAAAGAGAAACGGTCTCTTCGCGGCCGATCTGGAGGGACGTATTGTCGTCGACGGTCCCCAGACTCTGCGCACGGCATTTTATAAATTTGAAAATTTTAAACTGGAGACTGTTGCACAGGAGCTGATCGGCCGGGGCAAGGACATTACGCCGGAAAAAGACAAGGTTGCGGAAATTGAAAGGCGGTTCCGGGAAGATAAAGAAGCGCTCGGTTTCTACAATCTGGAAGATTCGGTCCTTGTTACAGAGATCTTTCGAGAGACGGCTATTATTGATCAGCTTGTTACCAGGAGCCTGATTACGGGATTGCCGGTTGATAAGGTCCATATGTCCGTAGCGGCTTTCGATTACTTCATGCTTCCCCTTATTCACAGAAAAGGGTACGTGGCTCCCGACACGGCCGATATGGAACCGGGGGCTCATGCGGCGGGTGGTCATGTCTTTTCAAGTGATGCGGGACTGTATCCCCATGTTGTCGTTCTCGACTTCAAAAGTCTGTATCCCACGATTATACGAACCTTTTTCATCGATCCCCTTTCGCGACTGAAAAATGAAACCGATCCCTGTACAACGCCGGTTGGAATCTCTTTTTCCCGGACTCACCATATACTTCCCGACTTTTTAACCGAACTGATGGGCCGGCGGGCCGCTGCGAAGAAAGAGGGCGACCAGTATCTGGCGCAGGCTGTAAAAATCCTTATGAACAGCTTTTACGGGGTGATGGGAACAACGGGCTGCCGTTTCTACCATGCCGATCTGCCGACGGCAATTACGGGAACGGGCCAGTGGATTCTCAAAAGCTGTGCTTCCCGGTTACGGGAAAAGGGATATCAAGTCATCTACGGCGATACCGATTCCGTCTTCGTCTGTCTCAAAGAAGAGGAATATGCCAATCCGGGCGCTGCGGGAGAACGTCTTGAAAAAGAGGTTAACAACTACTTCTCCAAAAAACTCAAAGAGGATTTCCATATTGAATCCAGGCTGGAAATCGAATTTGAAAAGCACTACACCAAATTTTTTCTTCCGCCCATGCGCAATTCTCAGGAAGGCGCGCGGAAGCGCTACTCCGGTTTACTCGACAACGGAGAGATGGAGTTTAAGGGGCTGGAAACAGTCCGTTCCGACTGGACGGCCATGGCGCGGGATTTCCAGCAGGAGCTCTTTTCCCGTTTTTTTCATGAAAAGGAATTAAAACAGTGGGTTCGCGATTATGTTCAGAAACTCCGTGACGGAGAGTTTGACAGCAAGCTGATCTATAAAAAGCGATTGAGCCGCCAGGCCGGCGATTACACGAAAAGCCGGCCTCCTCATGTGAAAGCGGCTCTTCTGCTCGACCCGGAAGGAACCAGAAAGCTGCGGGAAATCTCCTATATCATAACCGCGGAAGGTCCGGTTCCCGTGGAAATGTACGAAGGCGGAGCGGATTACTCTCACTATGTGGAAAAGCAGATCAAACCCATCGCCGATGCGGTGCTGTTCGCAATCGGTGAGGATTTCGATTCCCTTATAGAGGGAAGACAGCTCAATCTATTCTGA
- a CDS encoding PHP domain-containing protein, with product MKNLVDIHCHSIASGHAYSSIEENARAASLRGLEVLAITDHAPSMPGGAHMFHFHNLRILPSHIEGVRILKGAEANIIDYRGSIDLDEGCLPVLEFVIASLHPPCIPFGTERENTDAMIGAMRNPHIHAIGHPGDARYPFNIADVVAASRETGTLLEINNSSLKSTSFRPGSDAILRKLAEVCMENNVPLIMGSDAHFSGDVGLFAEAERLLEETGYPEEMILNKSAEAFLRHIRID from the coding sequence GTGAAAAACCTAGTTGATATACATTGCCATTCCATTGCGAGCGGACATGCCTACAGTTCAATCGAAGAGAATGCCCGGGCAGCGTCTCTCAGAGGGCTTGAAGTGCTGGCTATTACCGATCACGCTCCCTCCATGCCCGGCGGAGCCCATATGTTTCATTTCCACAACCTGAGGATTCTTCCATCACATATTGAGGGAGTGAGAATTCTGAAAGGCGCGGAAGCCAACATCATTGATTACAGAGGCTCTATCGATCTCGATGAAGGATGCCTTCCCGTTCTGGAATTCGTCATAGCCAGCCTGCATCCTCCCTGCATCCCTTTCGGAACGGAAAGAGAGAACACCGATGCCATGATCGGGGCCATGAGAAATCCCCATATCCATGCCATTGGACACCCGGGAGATGCCCGGTACCCCTTCAATATCGCAGATGTCGTCGCGGCTTCCAGGGAAACGGGAACTCTGCTGGAGATAAACAACAGCTCTCTGAAATCCACGAGCTTCCGTCCCGGAAGCGATGCCATTCTCCGGAAACTGGCAGAAGTCTGCATGGAAAATAATGTTCCTCTTATTATGGGAAGCGACGCTCACTTTTCCGGTGATGTTGGATTGTTTGCCGAAGCCGAACGGCTCCTCGAGGAAACGGGATATCCGGAGGAAATGATTCTCAATAAATCAGCAGAGGCATTCCTGCGGCATATCAGAATAGATTGA
- a CDS encoding aminopeptidase, whose product MDKLKEYAEIILRSGINLKEGQCVRIRCGVEDYHFARLLGQEAYRMGSGYVHIDILDNYLDLSRFSYQKEEQLDYIPHFLIDEGRVMLDEDWANIRIDNVGEGNVLKDADPGNVARNRRALGRELKFFNRSLMADEHSWCVVALPGKSWAEKVLGKGATVEELWDVLKPILRLDRDDPTEAWEEHNNTLHARCDRYNGLKFDRIRFRSEGTDLTVGLSERSLWCGGPMPLADGRLYNANIPSEEIFTTPDWRRTEGYVKVTKPVSVREKMVTGAEFRFEKGKVVSFRAEEGEDALKEYFDTDEGASFLGEIALVQNDSPISNSGLIFHSILYDENASCHMALGAGYPSCLKDFKELDSAEKLKDAGCNDSMVHTDFMIGGPDTELTAYTVDGKEIPLMKDGNFLL is encoded by the coding sequence ATGGATAAACTCAAAGAATATGCGGAAATCATTCTCCGCTCGGGAATCAATCTGAAAGAAGGGCAGTGTGTCAGAATACGCTGCGGAGTTGAAGATTATCATTTTGCCCGCCTGCTGGGGCAGGAAGCTTACCGGATGGGATCCGGATATGTACATATCGATATACTCGATAATTATCTCGATTTGAGCCGTTTCTCTTATCAGAAGGAGGAGCAGCTCGACTACATTCCCCATTTCCTCATAGATGAGGGACGGGTCATGCTCGATGAGGACTGGGCGAATATCCGAATCGATAATGTCGGGGAGGGCAATGTTCTCAAAGACGCCGATCCCGGCAATGTGGCCAGAAACAGAAGAGCTCTCGGACGGGAACTCAAGTTTTTCAATAGATCTCTCATGGCCGATGAACATTCATGGTGTGTCGTGGCTCTTCCGGGGAAAAGCTGGGCGGAAAAAGTGCTCGGTAAAGGCGCGACGGTAGAGGAATTGTGGGATGTTCTCAAACCCATTCTCCGTCTCGACAGAGATGATCCGACGGAAGCCTGGGAAGAGCATAACAACACTCTTCATGCCCGATGCGACAGATACAACGGATTGAAATTCGACAGAATCAGATTTCGCAGCGAAGGGACGGATCTCACCGTCGGGCTTTCGGAGCGCAGCCTGTGGTGCGGCGGCCCCATGCCCCTTGCTGACGGCCGGTTGTACAATGCCAATATTCCTTCGGAGGAAATCTTTACCACTCCCGACTGGCGCCGGACCGAAGGTTATGTAAAGGTGACAAAACCCGTTTCCGTCAGGGAAAAGATGGTAACGGGCGCAGAGTTCCGTTTTGAGAAGGGAAAAGTCGTTTCTTTCCGTGCCGAAGAAGGGGAAGACGCTCTTAAGGAGTATTTTGATACCGATGAGGGAGCTTCTTTTCTGGGAGAGATTGCCCTTGTTCAAAATGACTCGCCCATTTCCAACAGCGGATTGATCTTCCACTCCATTCTCTACGATGAGAACGCGTCGTGCCATATGGCTCTCGGCGCGGGGTATCCCTCCTGCCTGAAGGATTTCAAGGAACTGGATTCTGCGGAAAAACTGAAGGATGCCGGTTGTAATGATTCTATGGTTCATACGGATTTCATGATCGGCGGGCCCGATACGGAATTGACTGCCTATACGGTCGATGGTAAGGAAATCCCTCTTATGAAAGATGGAAATTTCCTTTTGTGA
- a CDS encoding 4'-phosphopantetheinyl transferase family protein yields the protein MKLPFQYEIPPIGENEIHLWSFPVSPLESHGEENIAILSRRERDKADRFYKKTDRIRSRVVYVLLREILSLYTGTRPGSIEILLRDNGKPYMNQREAPFFNLSHSGDRILYGFNSKGEIGVDIEQIKKNRDLDGLIESCCSAGEIKTMDGLSEEGKTELFYKYWSAKEAYLKGVGTGITVPLKEIDCSAGQQIGSWSVQPCSRWDGYSAAAAIKVPNPRIIHITRD from the coding sequence TTGAAGCTTCCCTTTCAATACGAAATTCCGCCCATAGGGGAAAATGAGATACATTTATGGTCTTTTCCCGTCTCTCCGCTCGAATCCCATGGAGAGGAAAACATAGCCATTCTGTCCAGGCGGGAAAGGGATAAAGCGGACAGGTTCTATAAAAAAACGGACCGCATCAGATCGAGAGTTGTCTATGTTCTGCTCAGAGAGATTCTCTCCCTATACACGGGAACACGTCCCGGATCCATCGAAATACTGCTCAGAGATAACGGAAAGCCCTATATGAACCAAAGGGAAGCCCCTTTTTTCAACCTCTCCCATTCGGGAGACCGCATCCTGTACGGATTTAACAGCAAGGGGGAGATCGGTGTCGATATAGAGCAGATCAAAAAGAACCGTGACCTCGACGGTTTGATTGAATCCTGCTGTTCGGCCGGTGAGATAAAAACAATGGATGGCCTGAGCGAAGAAGGGAAAACAGAATTATTTTACAAATACTGGTCCGCGAAAGAAGCGTATCTCAAAGGGGTGGGAACGGGGATCACCGTCCCGCTGAAAGAAATTGACTGTTCTGCCGGACAGCAAATCGGGAGCTGGTCTGTTCAGCCCTGCAGCCGCTGGGATGGGTATTCCGCAGCGGCCGCAATTAAGGTCCCAAATCCCCGGATTATCCATATAACCAGGGACTGA
- a CDS encoding C-GCAxxG-C-C family protein, whose protein sequence is MVSELIENGFGDKDREDYSCSERILYGSNEVYNLGLDKESLKMAAGLSGGIYSRRSCGAVTASAMVLAKLFVKDRAHEGDYHKELISELVSRYEEEMGSSLCQTLLDEYRTEQEGCRRVIIAAARILDDIINRELNRK, encoded by the coding sequence ATGGTTAGTGAATTAATCGAAAACGGTTTCGGAGACAAGGACAGAGAAGATTACAGCTGTTCCGAACGCATCCTTTACGGATCGAATGAAGTGTATAATCTGGGTCTGGACAAGGAGAGCCTGAAGATGGCCGCCGGCTTATCCGGAGGCATATACAGCAGAAGAAGCTGCGGAGCCGTAACGGCTTCGGCCATGGTTCTGGCAAAACTTTTTGTCAAAGACCGCGCTCATGAAGGGGATTATCATAAAGAGCTCATATCGGAACTGGTTTCCCGTTACGAAGAGGAGATGGGTTCGTCCCTATGCCAGACCCTTCTCGATGAGTACAGAACTGAGCAGGAGGGATGCCGGAGAGTGATAATCGCTGCGGCGCGAATTCTCGATGATATCATTAACAGAGAACTGAACCGGAAATAA